One segment of Nostoc flagelliforme CCNUN1 DNA contains the following:
- a CDS encoding tetratricopeptide repeat protein: protein MDWITLLRSLQSDFIKRLTSGSLLHCETEGQHSELTIISGERLRALREFCWLMAEKYKRVLPVRDVFLSYLKGKLGEEVVKERLADFITEVDYEKRFGGDGNIDFTLTSDPSIGIEVKSRHGNIDRVRWSISSEEVEKNAVVVCILIQEDVSEAQSEYHLFLAGFLPTGMIKLKTGKISFGIEQLLYGGGLWCYLEQLQSSINSSRQQPPIYKYLPKQEIASKPTINQLSKSYFKPEYSDENLNILYVRLGDECFERGEYSNAIANYNQALQVKSSDVDLYYKRGLAHYQIGDYEAAIADYSQAIQINLHDAKSYNKRGLALSQLGRLEEAINDYTQAIRINPNVAVAYKNRAEARSHVGDNQGAIEDYTQAIKINPHYADAYKNRGIARYLLGSQPGFPQAIKINPKDAIAYKKRGNARSDLGDFEGAIEDYTQAIQINPNYADAYYNRGNARSDLGDFQGAIEDYTQAIQINTNYADAYYNRGNIRLEIEDKQGAIEDFQKAADIYRQEGKLESLKDTREIILDLEIEESLDILNF, encoded by the coding sequence ATGGACTGGATTACACTACTGCGATCGCTACAGTCTGATTTTATTAAAAGGTTAACATCTGGTTCTCTGCTTCATTGTGAAACAGAAGGTCAACATAGTGAATTAACTATAATCTCTGGAGAAAGGTTAAGGGCATTACGGGAATTTTGCTGGTTGATGGCTGAGAAATATAAGCGTGTTTTGCCAGTCCGTGATGTTTTTCTTAGCTATCTTAAAGGAAAGTTGGGTGAGGAAGTTGTCAAAGAACGTTTAGCTGATTTTATTACCGAAGTCGATTATGAAAAGCGATTCGGCGGCGATGGCAATATAGATTTTACCTTGACTTCTGACCCATCTATTGGTATTGAGGTTAAATCTCGTCACGGTAATATTGATAGAGTTAGATGGTCAATTAGTTCTGAAGAGGTTGAAAAAAATGCAGTTGTAGTTTGCATTTTGATTCAAGAAGATGTGAGTGAAGCCCAATCTGAGTATCACCTTTTTTTGGCTGGCTTTCTCCCAACCGGGATGATTAAGTTGAAGACTGGTAAAATATCATTTGGGATAGAACAATTACTGTATGGTGGTGGTTTATGGTGTTATCTAGAACAGTTACAATCTTCTATAAATTCTTCTAGACAACAACCACCAATTTACAAATATCTCCCGAAGCAGGAAATTGCATCTAAGCCAACTATTAATCAGCTGAGTAAATCTTATTTTAAACCAGAATATAGTGATGAAAATTTAAATATACTTTATGTAAGATTAGGTGATGAATGTTTTGAGAGAGGAGAATATTCAAATGCGATCGCCAATTATAATCAAGCCTTACAAGTTAAATCTAGTGATGTTGATTTATATTATAAACGAGGTTTAGCTCACTATCAAATAGGAGATTATGAAGCTGCGATCGCAGATTATTCTCAGGCAATTCAGATAAACCTTCATGATGCTAAATCTTACAATAAACGAGGTTTAGCTCTGTCTCAACTGGGGCGGTTAGAAGAAGCAATTAATGATTATACTCAGGCTATCAGAATTAATCCTAATGTTGCCGTAGCTTATAAAAACCGGGCTGAAGCTCGTTCTCATGTAGGAGATAACCAAGGAGCAATTGAGGATTATACACAGGCTATTAAAATTAACCCCCATTATGCAGATGCTTATAAAAACCGTGGAATTGCTCGTTATTTATTAGGCTCTCAACCGGGATTTCCCCAAGCAATCAAGATTAATCCTAAAGATGCCATAGCTTATAAAAAACGTGGGAATGCTCGTTCAGATTTAGGAGATTTTGAAGGAGCGATTGAAGATTATACTCAGGCAATACAAATTAACCCTAATTATGCAGATGCTTATTACAATCGTGGGAATGCTCGTTCAGATTTAGGGGATTTTCAGGGAGCGATTGAAGATTATACTCAAGCAATCCAGATTAATACAAATTATGCAGATGCTTATTACAACCGTGGCAATATCCGTTTAGAAATAGAAGATAAACAGGGAGCAATTGAAGATTTTCAAAAAGCGGCAGACATCTATCGTCAAGAAGGTAAGCTAGAATCGCTCAAAGATACACGAGAAATAATATTAGATTTAGAAATAGAAGAATCATTAGATATTTTAAACTTCTAA
- a CDS encoding UbiD family decarboxylase translates to MARDLRGFIKILEEKGQLRRISALVDPDLEIAEISNRMLQKGGPGLLFENVKGASFPVAVNLMGTVERICWAMNMQHPEELETLGKKLSMLQQPKPPKKISQAIDFGKVLFDVVKAKPGRDFFPACQQVVVQGNDLDLNKLPLIRPYIGDAGKIITLGLVITKDCETGTPNVGVYRLQLQSQNTMTVHWLSVRGGARHLRKAAERGKKLEVAIALGVDPLIIMAAATPIPVDLSEWLFAGLYGGSGVQLAKCKTVDLEVPADSEFVLEGTITPGEVLPDGPFGDHMGYYGGVEDSPLVRFECMTHRKNPIYLTTFSGRPPKEEAMMAIALNRIYTPILRQQVSEIVDFFLPMEALSYKAAIISIDKAYPGQARRAALAFWSALPQFTYTKFVIVVDKDINIRDPRQVVWAISSKVDPVRDVFILPNTPFDTLDFASEKIGLGGRMGIDATTKIPPETDHEWGSPLESDPDVAAMVERRWAEYGLAELQLGEVDPNLFGYDMR, encoded by the coding sequence ATGGCAAGAGACTTGCGGGGATTCATTAAAATTTTGGAAGAAAAGGGACAATTACGGCGAATTTCAGCTTTAGTTGACCCAGATTTAGAAATTGCCGAGATTTCCAACCGGATGCTGCAAAAAGGTGGCCCAGGGTTGTTGTTTGAAAACGTCAAAGGCGCTTCCTTCCCTGTGGCGGTGAATTTGATGGGAACTGTGGAAAGGATTTGCTGGGCGATGAATATGCAGCATCCAGAGGAGTTGGAAACTCTGGGGAAAAAACTAAGTATGCTGCAACAGCCAAAACCGCCGAAGAAGATTTCCCAAGCGATAGATTTTGGGAAAGTACTGTTTGATGTGGTAAAGGCGAAACCAGGGCGGGATTTTTTCCCTGCTTGTCAGCAAGTTGTGGTTCAAGGTAATGATTTAGATTTAAACAAGTTGCCCTTGATACGTCCTTATATTGGTGATGCTGGCAAGATTATCACACTGGGATTGGTAATTACCAAAGATTGTGAGACAGGTACTCCAAATGTGGGCGTGTATCGCTTGCAACTACAATCTCAGAATACGATGACGGTTCACTGGTTATCGGTGCGGGGTGGGGCGAGGCATTTGCGAAAAGCGGCCGAACGTGGGAAGAAATTAGAAGTTGCGATCGCACTTGGTGTAGATCCTCTAATTATCATGGCAGCAGCTACACCTATACCTGTAGATTTATCAGAATGGCTATTTGCTGGACTTTACGGCGGTTCTGGTGTGCAGTTAGCAAAGTGTAAAACTGTCGATTTAGAAGTTCCCGCAGATTCCGAATTTGTCTTGGAAGGAACGATTACACCAGGCGAAGTTTTACCAGATGGACCTTTTGGCGACCACATGGGTTATTACGGCGGCGTGGAAGATTCGCCATTGGTACGCTTTGAGTGTATGACGCACCGGAAAAATCCGATTTACTTAACAACATTTAGCGGTCGTCCACCTAAAGAAGAAGCGATGATGGCGATCGCACTAAATCGCATCTATACACCTATTCTGCGGCAGCAAGTATCAGAAATTGTTGATTTCTTCTTACCAATGGAAGCTTTGAGTTACAAAGCGGCGATTATTTCCATAGATAAAGCGTATCCGGGACAAGCGCGACGGGCAGCTTTAGCGTTTTGGAGTGCTTTACCACAATTTACATATACCAAATTTGTAATTGTTGTGGATAAAGACATAAATATTCGCGATCCGCGTCAAGTTGTGTGGGCGATTAGTTCTAAAGTTGACCCAGTGCGGGATGTCTTTATTCTGCCGAATACACCTTTTGATACCTTGGATTTTGCCAGTGAAAAGATTGGCTTAGGTGGACGCATGGGAATTGATGCGACTACAAAAATTCCGCCGGAAACAGACCATGAATGGGGTTCGCCTTTGGAATCTGATCCAGATGTGGCGGCGATGGTAGAAAGGCGATGGGCAGAATATGGTTTGGCAGAGTTGCAGTTAGGAGAAGTAGACCCGAATTTGTTTGGCTATGATATGAGGTAG
- a CDS encoding rhomboid family intramembrane serine protease, whose product MVPIRDNNPIKITPYVTYGLIAANVLAFLYEANLPPQALNGFLHLAAVVPRELTLSFGGVSLHQPVPEWATLITSQFLHGGFLHLAGNMLFLWIFGNNVEDKLGHAKYLLFYLSSGVLASLTQWFFAQDSSIPSLGASGAIAGVLGAYILRFPNAEVLGIVPLGFFFPTFRVPAYFFLGFWFLEQAFYGVASLQTRTNIGMESGGIAYWAHAGGFIFGAILGPLLGLFNDKSQEESWYK is encoded by the coding sequence GTGGTTCCCATTAGAGATAATAATCCTATAAAAATTACGCCTTATGTGACTTATGGACTGATTGCTGCTAATGTCCTCGCTTTTCTTTATGAAGCAAATCTTCCCCCTCAAGCATTAAATGGGTTTCTACACCTTGCGGCTGTAGTTCCACGAGAACTGACTTTAAGCTTTGGTGGTGTCTCTTTACATCAACCAGTGCCAGAGTGGGCAACTTTAATTACCTCACAATTTTTACACGGTGGTTTCTTGCATTTAGCAGGTAATATGTTGTTTCTCTGGATTTTTGGTAACAATGTTGAAGATAAGTTAGGTCATGCTAAATATTTGCTGTTCTATTTATCTTCTGGTGTTTTGGCATCTTTGACACAGTGGTTCTTCGCTCAAGATTCTAGCATTCCTTCTTTGGGTGCAAGTGGTGCGATCGCAGGCGTTTTGGGAGCGTATATTCTCCGCTTTCCCAACGCCGAAGTTCTCGGCATAGTGCCTTTAGGGTTTTTCTTCCCGACTTTCCGCGTCCCGGCATATTTCTTTTTGGGATTTTGGTTTCTCGAACAAGCTTTCTACGGGGTTGCTAGTCTGCAAACACGTACCAACATCGGGATGGAAAGCGGCGGTATTGCCTACTGGGCCCACGCAGGCGGGTTTATCTTTGGAGCAATTCTCGGCCCACTGTTGGGTTTGTTTAACGATAAATCACAGGAAGAATCTTGGTACAAATAA
- a CDS encoding phenylacetate--CoA ligase family protein, protein MNQVFMKNSLGAKQIAEEVAERAQRFVPAYKRFLESQGFKSGETFEQLPQLDKKSYALAYPFEELLGDDYEECFTIFRSSGSSGQSFYWPQLKSDSRSSSAGMRTLLEAVFAVHQKKTLAIMGLNLGAWIGGELFSWSLKNMAINAPYPFYVFSPGSHHEEIIEMVYKMNPFVDQIILFIVPSAIAHLHLKASQLNKSLPYEKLKYIVTGEPFPESLRISLQKRAGIEEKMPFMFSLYGSADTGGLGMEFLATIAVRKILYRNSALASSLGIESPIPHFFHFLATNTFLESVDGHLCVTRWQGIPLVRYILYDRVALYNWKEFKQALLTSPYLDLEDQAWVKLISDSSDDLPDLLAVSGRSDSCLILGGANLTEYMLDAAVKCEELDEILTGLYRARIVEEADIQYLAFDLETRQDVESDAVTLDRVYYSLVRTLGQLEPYFLEAWKNFYSGWDNDSSKRILRVNFIPWPGLSHATEEIIKQRGIVQ, encoded by the coding sequence ATGAATCAGGTATTTATGAAAAACTCTTTGGGAGCGAAACAGATAGCCGAAGAAGTTGCTGAACGCGCCCAACGTTTTGTACCTGCTTACAAGCGTTTTTTGGAAAGTCAGGGGTTTAAAAGTGGAGAAACGTTTGAGCAGTTACCGCAGTTAGACAAAAAATCATACGCCCTCGCTTACCCATTTGAAGAACTGCTGGGGGATGATTATGAAGAATGTTTTACGATCTTTCGCTCTTCAGGGTCATCTGGGCAAAGCTTCTATTGGCCACAGTTGAAGTCAGACAGTCGGTCATCATCGGCTGGGATGAGGACGCTTTTAGAAGCCGTATTTGCTGTACACCAGAAAAAAACACTAGCCATTATGGGGCTGAACCTTGGAGCCTGGATAGGTGGTGAGTTATTCTCCTGGTCTCTTAAAAATATGGCAATCAATGCGCCTTATCCATTCTATGTATTCTCTCCAGGTAGCCATCACGAAGAAATTATCGAGATGGTCTACAAAATGAACCCCTTTGTGGATCAGATCATTCTATTTATCGTTCCATCAGCGATCGCTCATCTTCACCTTAAGGCAAGTCAGTTAAATAAATCTCTCCCCTATGAGAAATTAAAGTACATAGTTACTGGTGAACCTTTTCCAGAGAGTTTGCGAATTTCTCTCCAGAAGCGTGCAGGGATAGAAGAGAAAATGCCATTTATGTTTTCCCTTTATGGCAGTGCTGATACGGGTGGTCTCGGAATGGAATTCCTGGCTACCATCGCTGTGCGAAAAATACTATATCGAAACTCTGCTCTGGCTAGTTCCCTTGGTATAGAATCCCCCATTCCGCACTTCTTTCATTTCCTTGCAACTAATACTTTTCTGGAGAGTGTCGATGGTCATCTGTGCGTCACTCGTTGGCAAGGCATTCCTCTAGTACGCTACATTCTTTATGATCGTGTGGCTTTATACAACTGGAAAGAATTTAAACAAGCCCTTCTCACCTCCCCATATCTAGATTTGGAAGATCAAGCTTGGGTAAAGCTAATTTCAGATAGTAGTGATGATCTCCCAGATTTACTGGCTGTTAGCGGTCGATCAGATAGTTGCTTAATCCTTGGCGGTGCCAATCTCACAGAATATATGCTGGACGCGGCGGTGAAATGTGAAGAACTAGATGAGATTCTCACCGGACTATACCGCGCCCGAATTGTTGAGGAAGCAGATATACAATATTTGGCTTTTGATCTGGAAACCAGACAAGATGTCGAGTCTGATGCAGTAACACTTGACCGAGTTTATTATTCTCTGGTGCGAACTTTAGGGCAGCTTGAACCATATTTCCTGGAAGCTTGGAAAAATTTTTATAGCGGTTGGGATAACGACTCTTCTAAGCGGATTCTCCGGGTGAATTTCATCCCTTGGCCTGGTCTGTCTCACGCAACGGAAGAAATCATCAAACAGCGAGGAATTGTCCAATGA